The Deltaproteobacteria bacterium genome includes a window with the following:
- a CDS encoding MotA/TolQ/ExbB proton channel family protein, whose amino-acid sequence MAQNGANFSSGLNNCCKITESFLRKVSEWTLKILGGFQMVLPNRSSVFLGSLIIFYVLYFGVIEPAVNPALYLNFHALMIVIFGTVGITLVSYPFKKLADLADFIIFGVYLSGRKRNRTQFQMAIELVEATESYFQQSNMSNFEFSHPFTKECFVALSKKKLSTKQLMALLHNLKDSITDRYFDDAKTLNAISKFPPALGLLGASTGMIEMMQQVGSAGGTEQIGKAMATALVATFWGIAGANFVILPLSDLALRQAEEEQKVREFVIDVIYLIKEKYSRIHIYDFMLSKFPLKERIMFKDVIKEIVLLDASDGKDETPDEHIGDNDKTVALEVYDFQKVANRKK is encoded by the coding sequence ATGGCCCAGAACGGAGCTAATTTTAGTTCTGGACTTAATAATTGCTGTAAAATCACCGAGAGTTTTCTGAGGAAAGTTTCAGAATGGACCCTCAAGATCCTGGGAGGATTTCAAATGGTTTTGCCAAACCGATCGAGCGTTTTTTTAGGCTCGTTGATCATTTTTTATGTTTTGTATTTTGGTGTTATAGAGCCAGCCGTCAATCCTGCTTTATATTTAAATTTTCATGCCCTCATGATAGTTATTTTTGGAACGGTTGGGATCACGTTGGTATCCTATCCTTTTAAAAAGCTTGCCGATCTTGCTGATTTTATTATTTTTGGAGTTTATCTATCGGGAAGAAAGAGAAATAGAACCCAGTTTCAAATGGCCATCGAGCTTGTTGAAGCCACTGAGTCCTATTTTCAACAATCTAATATGTCAAATTTTGAATTTAGTCATCCATTTACCAAAGAGTGCTTTGTGGCTCTTTCTAAAAAAAAACTTTCTACAAAACAATTGATGGCTCTCCTGCATAATTTAAAAGATTCTATTACAGATAGATATTTTGATGATGCAAAAACCTTGAATGCAATTTCAAAGTTTCCTCCAGCATTAGGTCTTTTAGGAGCCTCCACGGGGATGATCGAAATGATGCAGCAAGTGGGATCTGCGGGTGGAACGGAGCAAATTGGAAAGGCCATGGCCACGGCATTAGTTGCTACTTTTTGGGGGATTGCAGGTGCAAATTTTGTCATTCTACCACTCAGTGATTTGGCACTTCGGCAAGCGGAAGAAGAACAAAAAGTGAGGGAATTTGTAATTGATGTTATTTATTTGATAAAAGAAAAATACTCCAGAATTCATATCTATGACTTCATGTTAAGTAAATTTCCCCTGAAGGAAAGAATAATGTTTAAAGATGTTATCAAAGAGATAGTTCTATTGGATGCTTCAGACGGCAAAGATGAAACCCCAGATGAACATATAGGTGATAACGATAAAACAGTTGCGTTGGAAGTTTATGACTTCCAAAAAGTAGCAAATAGAAAGAAATAG
- a CDS encoding fibronectin type III domain-containing protein, whose product MRTLMNSFRHLVLVTYLLSLASCVLPKNENLSQTILQEMNQDTGASKEFAGLASAQTISSNKVQLSWVPSTNPDVIGYAVYDTSLAFNPKLIKTVKAPAEGVAITNLSPQTFYSFRVNAFKKDQVNDPNKVDIGAIPYGGISSVEVQSSTTAVFKYADGSNADKILVYCKVGLLAIEETLIATITNTTNSQSLISDLIPGETYKCRVVLDIGGFQDNNTTTVTFIPLGEASQLVFSSQPTSGSAGVAIPGQPVVSIQDSSGNVIVAGPDSTAQVTLTIAPPGAGVVVGTSTVTAVKGVATFTGLSFQEAGLKSLRATKSDTSNQTNGSAPLTVDSDSFTISPGPVDATKSSISISPAVPPATPLVADGNASYSVIITLKDQYNNPISGIKPTFASSISGDNLTQPSAFTDSTGSSSGSISSTIADTSSPFRSLTISSPAGLGTLSVLAPFVPGVATKLGYIVQPVNSPGGALGMAPIQIAIMDANSNVVNTGAASTSSITVSIASNVNGAVLSGTTTVTAVNGIAAFSNLGIDKTAVGYKLLASSGSYIPSYSNSFNITSGTPQKITVTSGSNSVVSNVCSGVITVQLKDNGNNPANAIQNTPISISGLGSGSLYTSSTCSGSPISATLTFAAATNTKTLYLKDLSSETLNLVFSDTSSVLTTGTFTMNVLPNKISIAANMPSPPAASGTPMSVVAGACSPAIVITPRGENGTPGPLPAITSVSITGLIGTSAQIYSDSSCTQLLTPSNVSLPITAGTGTYPINIYLKDPKSEALNLNVTDNAAVMTSTSSNQPISILPSKIIFSGPTTVVAGRCSTAYTVSLKDEQNNLVNADTNKTININGLSGTTTGAFYNTNNCSGSPLNTQLVIPQGSPSVMVYFSDTTAESLTVHLSDPNGLMSNSASISIGISPAAFQITGPTPANSKTTVCAGPFTVNTLDGATVPNITAAINSIVANLAQSGYAAGFIDAGKFYSDSHCGTQISSLTFNSGDNSKIFYFKGQYPAASLTIAASDAAAVLDSGSTNWTILGEKGWIGTLGSFLDSAGELLWFRTGVSPVSARMDAPSTIRDLTFDSSKTFLYAVDESGQRIIKFDYVNQRYVGWLGGFSNPNNAAALISGSKKSLYPALPSSASCIATTSGNVTPGWCLGGQSYASSNSTSGVLYKPRQLTVDSTYVYVTNYNSHIVTRYDANSGAYAGWIGGIASTPTGIGPGGPGSCTSTSSGITPGWCKGGNNAANTSSTSTWGNGNGYMYYPNAIANDGTYLYVGTYGAILRFNLASGAFAGWIGKAYTTQPTSGASGCTSLSSGTTTPGWCYGGTFQSINPNTATGIGSLRGGINFPRSIYLKDGFLYVLHNDSSGTINYYNASTGAYVDRLPSLSFNWNGSIDFVFDTITNLFYVADTSRVIAVDSDGLVNGWLGKVNNTSSLTSALGYTGDCSVLGTNDNTPGWCLGGSAKSGMDEQAFEESYSIENDGNGNILVGNYRTALIKKYNMTTGAYIGSLGYSSTAPEEWSNDATTEAELYGFGNNDFYSPMGGYSDGTYLYVSDWGNGRVKKISLATGKLIGWIGGVTTTPTGGTHSDCVTTNPMSVTPGWCTGALANPWYHILNFAGSGQISGLMQIPNGITGDGTHIYVTDQALHRINKFNAATGAFVGWVGNIATSPTGGAGGCVGATVGTFTPGWCTGGQSGSGTGDGMLNYPSAITYVAASGKLYVVDNLNHRISSYNPSTGAFTGWIGRIGSAPSGGCSTVDNGSYNVSTGGWCTGGTSAESSGSGDKFGGFRFFHCTGCSPLSAFGYPGGITSDGTNLYVSNFYNFRIDKISLDGTWQSAVLSRWDQYTNTWQSNGAVVGGWNPGCEYPMGLWTDGTNLYGTGYSMCSYGQSGVAVWKMNLSSGNMIGWQGGVLPGVSIVGGETGCIGASTKTPGWCQGGAAMQGFKLGQFSNAYYVTGETSGSYIYVIDANTNRVTRILK is encoded by the coding sequence ATGAGAACGTTAATGAATAGTTTCCGCCATTTAGTGTTGGTTACCTACTTGCTTTCACTGGCATCTTGTGTTTTACCAAAAAACGAAAATCTGAGCCAAACCATCTTACAAGAGATGAACCAGGATACAGGAGCTTCAAAAGAATTTGCTGGATTGGCTTCAGCGCAAACAATTTCCTCCAATAAAGTGCAATTAAGTTGGGTGCCATCAACAAATCCTGATGTTATTGGTTATGCCGTTTATGATACCAGCTTAGCCTTTAATCCAAAATTAATTAAAACGGTAAAAGCACCAGCAGAGGGAGTGGCCATCACCAATTTATCTCCCCAGACTTTCTATTCATTTAGGGTGAATGCATTTAAAAAAGACCAAGTTAATGATCCAAATAAAGTCGATATTGGAGCCATACCTTATGGAGGTATTTCTTCCGTAGAAGTTCAGAGTTCGACAACGGCAGTTTTTAAATATGCTGATGGAAGTAATGCAGATAAGATTTTAGTTTACTGTAAAGTTGGATTGCTTGCTATTGAAGAAACCCTAATTGCTACAATTACAAATACGACAAATTCGCAAAGTTTGATTTCTGATTTAATACCAGGAGAAACCTATAAATGCAGAGTTGTCTTAGATATTGGTGGGTTTCAAGATAACAATACAACTACAGTTACTTTTATTCCATTAGGTGAGGCTTCACAACTTGTTTTTTCCTCACAACCAACAAGTGGAAGCGCTGGCGTGGCTATTCCAGGACAACCCGTTGTTTCTATTCAAGACAGTAGCGGTAATGTGATTGTTGCAGGACCTGATTCTACGGCTCAGGTAACCCTGACCATTGCACCTCCTGGAGCTGGAGTGGTTGTTGGTACATCTACAGTTACAGCAGTTAAGGGAGTGGCCACATTTACGGGCCTAAGTTTCCAAGAGGCGGGATTAAAGTCTTTAAGGGCGACAAAATCAGACACTTCAAATCAAACAAATGGTTCAGCGCCCTTAACAGTTGATTCGGATAGTTTTACAATTTCTCCAGGACCAGTAGACGCAACAAAATCCTCCATCAGTATTTCCCCTGCCGTACCTCCTGCAACTCCATTGGTAGCGGATGGCAATGCCTCCTATTCCGTCATCATCACTTTAAAGGACCAATATAATAATCCGATTTCAGGTATTAAACCCACCTTTGCATCTTCAATTTCAGGAGACAATCTAACTCAACCTTCGGCATTTACAGACTCAACGGGAAGCTCTTCAGGATCAATAAGTTCAACCATCGCAGACACTTCGTCACCTTTTAGATCTTTAACGATTTCATCTCCGGCGGGTTTAGGAACCCTTTCGGTTTTGGCACCTTTTGTTCCTGGAGTCGCTACAAAGCTTGGCTATATTGTTCAACCCGTAAATTCGCCAGGCGGAGCCTTAGGGATGGCCCCCATTCAAATAGCTATCATGGATGCTAACAGTAACGTGGTTAATACGGGTGCGGCTTCGACATCTTCAATTACCGTATCCATTGCCTCGAATGTTAACGGCGCGGTGCTTTCAGGAACGACAACTGTTACTGCAGTTAATGGAATTGCTGCGTTTAGCAATTTAGGAATTGACAAGACTGCAGTAGGATATAAGCTGCTAGCCAGTTCTGGAAGCTATATTCCCTCCTATAGCAATTCGTTCAATATTACTTCGGGAACTCCGCAAAAAATAACAGTGACCTCAGGATCAAATTCTGTGGTTTCAAATGTTTGTAGCGGAGTTATTACGGTCCAGCTTAAAGACAACGGAAATAATCCAGCAAATGCCATTCAAAACACCCCCATTTCAATTTCAGGTTTAGGTAGTGGCTCTTTATATACAAGCAGTACTTGCAGCGGTTCACCCATTTCAGCAACTCTAACGTTTGCAGCAGCCACAAATACGAAAACTTTGTATCTAAAAGACTTATCCAGCGAAACCTTAAATTTAGTCTTTAGTGATACCTCCAGTGTTTTAACCACTGGTACCTTTACAATGAATGTATTGCCGAACAAGATTAGTATCGCAGCCAACATGCCCTCACCTCCAGCTGCTTCAGGCACACCGATGTCAGTTGTGGCAGGAGCTTGTTCACCCGCAATTGTTATCACTCCAAGGGGCGAGAATGGCACTCCCGGACCTTTACCAGCCATTACGAGTGTTTCAATCACAGGGTTAATCGGTACAAGTGCGCAAATATACTCAGACTCAAGTTGTACGCAGCTACTGACTCCCTCTAATGTCTCTTTGCCAATCACTGCAGGAACAGGGACTTACCCAATTAATATTTATTTAAAGGATCCAAAGTCTGAGGCCTTGAATCTCAATGTAACAGATAACGCAGCCGTTATGACTTCGACTTCTTCAAATCAACCAATTTCTATTTTACCCTCTAAAATTATTTTCAGCGGCCCCACGACTGTTGTTGCCGGAAGATGCTCAACGGCTTACACCGTGTCACTCAAAGACGAGCAAAATAATCTTGTAAATGCAGATACAAATAAAACAATAAATATCAATGGCCTTAGCGGGACAACAACTGGAGCTTTTTACAATACAAACAATTGCAGCGGTTCGCCATTGAACACACAACTTGTTATTCCCCAAGGGAGTCCATCGGTAATGGTCTATTTCTCAGACACAACAGCTGAAAGTTTAACTGTTCACCTGTCAGATCCCAATGGTCTAATGAGCAATTCAGCATCGATATCCATAGGAATTTCCCCTGCGGCATTTCAAATCACCGGGCCAACACCGGCAAACTCTAAAACAACGGTTTGTGCAGGTCCATTTACAGTCAACACCTTAGATGGAGCGACTGTACCTAACATCACGGCAGCTATTAATTCGATTGTAGCCAATCTAGCCCAATCAGGTTACGCCGCCGGATTTATTGATGCTGGGAAATTTTACAGTGATAGTCATTGCGGCACCCAAATAAGTAGTTTGACTTTTAATTCAGGAGATAATTCTAAAATCTTCTATTTTAAAGGCCAATACCCTGCCGCATCCCTTACAATTGCGGCGTCTGATGCGGCGGCAGTTTTAGATTCAGGTTCCACAAACTGGACAATCCTTGGTGAAAAGGGATGGATTGGAACTCTTGGCAGTTTTTTGGATTCCGCTGGAGAACTCCTCTGGTTTAGAACAGGAGTCAGCCCGGTTTCGGCAAGAATGGATGCTCCTTCGACTATTAGAGATTTAACTTTTGATTCATCTAAAACGTTTCTATATGCAGTGGATGAGTCTGGCCAAAGAATTATTAAATTTGATTACGTAAATCAAAGATATGTCGGATGGCTCGGTGGATTTTCTAATCCAAATAATGCAGCGGCACTCATTTCAGGAAGCAAGAAATCGCTTTACCCAGCTCTGCCTTCCTCAGCAAGTTGCATCGCCACCACCTCGGGAAACGTCACACCGGGATGGTGCTTAGGTGGTCAATCTTATGCTTCAAGTAATTCAACCTCTGGAGTTTTATATAAACCTCGACAATTGACAGTGGACAGCACTTACGTCTACGTAACCAATTACAATTCCCACATTGTCACCAGATATGATGCTAATTCTGGAGCCTATGCAGGCTGGATAGGAGGAATAGCTTCAACACCCACGGGAATTGGTCCTGGAGGTCCAGGAAGCTGTACAAGCACATCTTCTGGTATTACGCCTGGATGGTGCAAGGGGGGGAATAATGCCGCAAACACCAGCTCCACATCAACGTGGGGGAATGGAAATGGTTACATGTACTACCCGAATGCCATCGCAAATGACGGCACGTATTTATACGTCGGTACCTACGGTGCTATCTTAAGATTTAATCTAGCTAGTGGTGCTTTTGCAGGGTGGATTGGCAAAGCCTATACCACTCAACCAACCTCAGGTGCTTCGGGCTGTACCTCCTTATCTTCTGGAACAACGACGCCTGGATGGTGTTATGGTGGTACCTTTCAAAGTATCAATCCAAATACTGCCACAGGAATAGGAAGCCTAAGGGGAGGAATTAACTTTCCAAGATCCATATATTTAAAAGATGGTTTTCTTTATGTTCTTCATAATGATTCTAGTGGAACTATAAACTATTATAATGCCTCTACGGGAGCGTATGTCGATAGACTACCAAGCTTGTCTTTTAATTGGAATGGGTCTATCGATTTTGTTTTTGATACAATTACAAATCTATTTTATGTTGCTGACACATCAAGAGTCATCGCTGTGGATAGCGATGGATTAGTTAATGGCTGGCTTGGTAAAGTCAATAATACTAGTTCACTCACATCGGCGCTTGGCTATACCGGTGATTGTTCTGTTCTTGGAACCAACGACAACACCCCTGGATGGTGTTTAGGCGGATCTGCAAAATCTGGAATGGACGAACAGGCTTTTGAGGAAAGCTATTCTATAGAAAATGACGGCAATGGAAATATTCTCGTTGGAAATTACCGAACCGCCTTAATTAAAAAATATAATATGACGACAGGAGCCTACATTGGCTCCTTAGGCTATTCAAGCACGGCCCCTGAAGAGTGGTCAAATGACGCTACTACCGAGGCTGAATTGTATGGTTTTGGAAATAATGATTTTTATTCCCCGATGGGAGGATATAGTGACGGCACTTACCTCTACGTTTCAGATTGGGGAAATGGAAGAGTTAAAAAAATAAGCTTAGCAACCGGAAAGCTTATTGGTTGGATTGGTGGCGTCACAACTACGCCCACAGGAGGAACACACTCAGACTGTGTGACAACAAATCCTATGTCAGTGACTCCAGGCTGGTGCACAGGAGCCTTGGCTAATCCTTGGTACCATATTCTTAACTTCGCTGGAAGCGGTCAAATCAGTGGATTGATGCAAATTCCTAACGGAATTACTGGAGATGGAACCCATATTTATGTGACAGATCAGGCTTTACATCGAATCAACAAATTTAATGCCGCAACGGGAGCTTTTGTTGGGTGGGTTGGAAATATCGCAACTTCACCAACAGGAGGTGCCGGCGGCTGTGTGGGTGCCACTGTGGGAACATTCACTCCTGGTTGGTGTACCGGCGGTCAGAGTGGCTCTGGAACCGGCGATGGGATGTTAAATTACCCTAGCGCTATCACCTATGTGGCGGCCTCTGGAAAATTATACGTTGTTGATAATTTAAACCATCGAATTTCTTCTTATAACCCCTCAACAGGCGCCTTTACAGGCTGGATTGGGCGTATTGGGTCAGCTCCCAGCGGAGGATGCTCCACAGTAGACAATGGCTCTTACAACGTTTCTACAGGAGGTTGGTGCACGGGTGGAACCTCTGCCGAATCTAGTGGTTCCGGCGATAAATTTGGCGGATTTAGATTTTTTCATTGCACTGGCTGTTCACCTTTATCTGCATTCGGTTATCCTGGTGGAATTACTTCCGATGGAACAAATTTATATGTTTCTAATTTTTACAATTTTAGAATTGATAAAATTAGTTTAGATGGAACCTGGCAATCTGCAGTTCTTTCAAGATGGGATCAATATACCAATACTTGGCAGTCAAATGGAGCCGTGGTTGGTGGATGGAACCCAGGATGCGAGTACCCCATGGGGCTTTGGACTGATGGTACAAATTTATATGGAACTGGTTATAGCATGTGTAGTTATGGTCAATCTGGCGTAGCTGTTTGGAAAATGAATTTATCATCAGGAAATATGATTGGATGGCAAGGAGGAGTTTTACCAGGTGTTTCCATTGTTGGCGGCGAAACGGGGTGCATTGGTGCCAGCACAAAAACACCAGGTTGGTGCCAAGGGGGTGCCGCCATGCAGGGATTTAAGCTGGGGCAATTCAGCAATGCTTACTATGTAACTGGTGAGACATCTGGAAGTTATATTTATGTGATAGATGCAAACACGAACAGAGTGACTCGAATACTGAAGTAA
- a CDS encoding VCBS repeat-containing protein, which translates to MKLIGRLIKLTFAILSGFCLMTSLSCRSGGSATGVIPTESAESSTPPIVNIPTIAFPLTSPYYSQSDFLDISGLCMVGYTVGLSGSFNAQEICENSMFTFRVNKNTDGVYAFLITQSSPNNVISNPVSILWVRKTSVSSPGIKSPAINPYFSAEGVLTISGACETGATISLSGDGAGSTTCQASQFSLSLPKASDGDFNLSIIQVDQAGNSSTLPFVWKKHSLTVLPSHPTLTVNTPQVLTLSGGTESFSVSISTNSSGGNYNSSTKTYTPGIVAGGIDVLTVTDSIGETTQIQITVVPGDPDHLEMGSPSGDNQTGNLGQLLPTALKAKIVDKYGNGIFNYPLYFQKLLGDAEIVDNPIQFSDSAGAVSVNVRMGSGALSNQIKVGPLSGVLMDVNATGNTSLLFNELTLSSSAGYIGALYGISQNPQGMVVADFNGDGIQDMAALNSGDPSIGILLGSGKGNFKKMTKILSLCSSPNGISNGDFNSDSKVDLVVTCGSSAFYSLQIILGNGDGTFQVPANIAIDANENIPYGIVVSDFSGDSKLDIATTSAGSGKVFVRKGNGNGTFQAPVSYDVASSPGALTYVDVNNDGKLDLVVVNSGDNTVSVLKNNGSGTFSTFGLYGTGVAPTAVAAADFDGDGFADLAIVNNSDSSVSIFINDQTGHYNAGTDLSVGTNPNSIIAKDLNGDSKIDLVISNGSDNSVSVFSGAGNGVFTNIANVATLTNPNQVTAFDINTDGSQDLLILGFSSQQIQVLPGRSNFSFGYLSTVGANPVAMVIVDLNKDQIQDVAVVNSNSKTVSLLQGLGNGLFNLTSTLNTGDNSNAIASGDLRKNKTKDLIVTCPNLGHVKVYLGNGDGSFAAPVNYTTGAGPSSVITIDFNNDGLLDIATANLSSNTVSVLLGNGDGTFLTKVENPVGNGATSLVAADLNGDRKLDIVVANLYNNSISVLLNNGDGTFQTQVEYSSGMGTISLLAADFNNDGKADIAATNSAEGTVSIFIGVGNGALNSPNVFSAGLDPNGLIAADFKGNEKLSLAVANGYNNTFTVLWGTGSGQFTTSTTYSSQGSLSAIGVGELNGDNVSDVLVLDSISNKLEVWIGH; encoded by the coding sequence TTGAAGTTGATAGGACGTTTAATTAAATTAACTTTCGCTATTCTTTCAGGCTTTTGCTTGATGACTTCGCTTTCATGCAGAAGTGGAGGATCTGCGACCGGTGTTATTCCAACAGAATCTGCAGAATCATCCACTCCCCCAATCGTCAATATTCCAACAATTGCCTTTCCCTTGACGAGTCCCTATTATTCTCAAAGCGACTTTTTAGATATTTCTGGCTTGTGTATGGTTGGATACACGGTGGGTTTATCAGGATCCTTTAATGCACAAGAAATCTGCGAAAACTCCATGTTTACTTTCAGAGTGAATAAAAACACTGATGGTGTTTATGCCTTTTTAATCACCCAATCAAGTCCAAACAATGTTATTTCTAACCCTGTTTCAATACTTTGGGTGCGGAAAACAAGCGTCTCGAGTCCCGGCATTAAGTCACCGGCCATTAATCCCTACTTTTCTGCCGAGGGGGTTCTGACTATTTCCGGAGCCTGCGAAACAGGTGCGACAATTAGCCTCAGTGGGGACGGAGCCGGATCCACAACCTGTCAGGCATCACAATTTAGTTTAAGTCTTCCCAAAGCTTCTGATGGAGATTTTAACTTGTCGATTATTCAAGTAGACCAAGCCGGAAATTCTTCCACATTACCCTTTGTATGGAAAAAACACTCTCTGACAGTCCTCCCATCCCATCCAACTCTGACAGTAAATACCCCTCAGGTATTGACACTAAGTGGAGGTACAGAGTCTTTTTCCGTATCTATTTCAACAAACTCTTCGGGTGGTAACTACAATTCATCCACAAAAACCTACACTCCTGGAATTGTTGCCGGAGGAATTGATGTCTTAACAGTGACGGACAGCATAGGAGAAACAACTCAAATACAAATAACTGTTGTTCCCGGAGACCCAGATCATTTAGAAATGGGATCACCAAGTGGAGACAATCAAACCGGAAACCTTGGACAACTTTTGCCAACGGCCTTAAAAGCAAAAATAGTAGATAAATACGGAAATGGAATTTTCAATTACCCATTGTATTTTCAAAAACTATTAGGAGATGCCGAAATCGTTGACAATCCAATTCAATTTTCTGATTCTGCTGGTGCTGTTTCTGTCAATGTAAGAATGGGATCAGGAGCCTTATCAAACCAAATTAAAGTAGGACCATTATCGGGCGTTTTAATGGATGTGAACGCCACTGGAAATACCTCACTTCTTTTTAATGAACTCACTCTTTCAAGTTCTGCGGGGTACATTGGAGCGCTCTATGGGATTAGCCAAAATCCACAAGGAATGGTGGTGGCAGATTTTAATGGAGATGGAATCCAAGATATGGCGGCACTCAATTCAGGTGATCCAAGTATTGGCATTTTGTTGGGATCAGGTAAAGGAAATTTCAAAAAAATGACAAAGATCCTTTCTTTGTGTAGCTCTCCTAATGGGATTTCAAATGGAGACTTTAATTCTGATTCCAAAGTTGACCTGGTTGTTACCTGCGGAAGTTCAGCTTTTTATTCTTTGCAAATAATTCTTGGAAATGGAGATGGCACTTTTCAAGTACCTGCTAATATTGCTATCGATGCCAATGAAAACATTCCCTATGGAATCGTCGTAAGTGATTTTAGTGGTGACTCTAAACTTGATATAGCAACCACCTCAGCTGGATCTGGAAAAGTCTTTGTGAGAAAAGGCAATGGAAACGGAACTTTCCAAGCTCCAGTTTCATACGATGTCGCCAGCTCACCAGGGGCTTTAACTTATGTTGATGTCAATAATGATGGGAAACTGGATTTAGTTGTAGTCAATTCTGGTGATAACACCGTATCCGTTTTAAAAAATAATGGATCGGGAACATTTTCCACATTTGGACTCTACGGAACTGGGGTGGCACCTACAGCTGTGGCAGCGGCGGACTTTGATGGTGACGGATTTGCCGATTTAGCCATAGTTAATAATTCAGATAGTTCTGTTTCTATTTTTATCAATGATCAGACAGGACATTACAATGCAGGAACTGATCTTTCTGTAGGAACGAACCCAAACTCGATCATAGCTAAAGATCTAAATGGAGATAGCAAGATTGATTTAGTTATCAGTAATGGATCTGATAACAGTGTGAGTGTATTTTCTGGCGCTGGAAACGGAGTTTTTACCAATATTGCAAACGTGGCCACATTGACTAATCCAAATCAGGTAACCGCTTTTGATATTAATACCGATGGAAGTCAGGATTTATTGATTCTTGGATTTAGCTCTCAGCAGATTCAAGTTTTACCCGGTAGATCCAACTTTTCATTTGGATATCTTTCTACCGTTGGTGCAAATCCTGTAGCCATGGTCATCGTTGATTTGAATAAAGATCAAATTCAAGATGTTGCTGTTGTTAATAGCAATAGTAAAACGGTTAGTCTTCTTCAGGGTCTAGGAAATGGACTTTTCAATCTCACATCCACGTTAAATACAGGTGACAATTCAAATGCCATTGCATCAGGTGATTTACGAAAAAACAAAACTAAAGATTTGATTGTCACCTGTCCCAATCTGGGGCATGTGAAAGTTTATCTGGGTAATGGCGATGGTAGCTTTGCTGCCCCGGTAAATTATACAACGGGAGCTGGCCCCTCATCGGTAATTACCATTGACTTTAATAATGATGGACTTTTAGATATTGCTACCGCAAACCTATCCAGCAATACGGTAAGTGTCCTATTAGGAAATGGTGACGGAACCTTTCTTACCAAAGTTGAAAATCCTGTTGGTAATGGTGCCACCAGTCTTGTTGCGGCAGATTTAAATGGTGATAGAAAACTAGATATCGTTGTCGCCAATCTATATAATAATTCTATCAGCGTACTTCTTAACAACGGTGATGGAACCTTTCAAACTCAAGTAGAGTATTCTTCGGGTATGGGAACAATAAGTCTGCTGGCAGCTGACTTTAATAATGATGGAAAAGCAGATATTGCTGCGACGAATTCTGCAGAAGGTACTGTGAGTATTTTTATAGGTGTAGGAAATGGAGCTCTTAATTCTCCAAATGTTTTTTCAGCGGGCTTAGATCCAAACGGCCTCATCGCTGCAGATTTCAAGGGAAATGAAAAACTTTCTTTAGCTGTTGCCAATGGTTACAACAACACTTTCACTGTATTATGGGGTACTGGAAGCGGTCAATTTACGACCTCAACCACTTACTCTTCTCAAGGAAGTTTATCTGCAATAGGTGTTGGCGAACTGAATGGGGATAATGTCAGTGATGTCCTTGTTCTTGATAGTATTTCAAACAAACTGGAAGTGTGGATTGGACATTAA